The following coding sequences are from one Sander lucioperca isolate FBNREF2018 chromosome 2, SLUC_FBN_1.2, whole genome shotgun sequence window:
- the sec23a gene encoding protein transport protein Sec23A: MATFPEYIAQNEERDGVRFSWNVWPSSRLEATRMVVPVASLFTPLRERPDLPPIQYEPVLCSRATCRAVLNPLCQVDYRAKLWACNFCYQRNQFPPSYAGISEVNQPAELLPQFSTIEYVVQRGPQMPLVFLYLVDTCMEDEDLQALKESLQMSLSLLPPTALVGLITFGRMVQVHELGCEGISKSYVFRGTKDLTAKQLQEMLGLTKPAANQGRGPQPAQPPLSNRFLQPVQKIDMNLTDLLGELQRDPWPVTQGKRPLRSLGAAMSIAVGLLECTFPNTGARVMTFIGGPATQGPGMVVGDELKIPIRSWHDLEKDNAKFMKKATKHYESLANRASANGHIIDIYACALDQTGLLEMKCCANYTGGYMVMADSFNTSLFKQTFQRVFAKDDQGSFKMAFAATLEVKTSREIKVSGAIGPCVSLNAKGPCVSENEIGTGGTCQWKICGLDPSTTLALYFEVVNQHNAPIPQGGRGAIQFVTQYQHASGQRRIRVTTTARNWADAQTQIQSIAASFDQEAAAILMARLAVFRAETEEGPDVLRWLDRQLIRLCQKFGDYHKDDPNSFRFSETFSLYPQFMFHLRRSPFLQVFNNSPDESSYYRHQFNRHDLTQALIMIQPVLYAYSFNGPPEPVLLDSSSILPDRILLMDTFFQILIYHGETVAQWRKAGYQEMTEYENFRHLLQAPVDDAQELLQTRFPMPRYIDTEHGGSQARFLLSKVNPSQTHNNMYTWGQESGAPILTDDVSLQVFMDHLKKLAVSSAA, translated from the exons ATGGCGACCTTCCCGGAGTACATCGCCCAGAACGAGGAGCGTGACGGCGTGCGGTTCAGCTGGAACGTGTGGCCGTCCAGCCGGCTGGAGGCCACCCGGATGGTGGTGCCCGTGGCGTCCTTGTTCACGCCGCTGAGGGAGCGGCCCGACCTGCCGCCCATCCAGTACGAACCGGTTCTCTGCAGCCGGGCCACCTGCCGCGCCGTGCTCAACCCGCTGTG TCAGGTGGACTACCGAGCCAAACTGTGGGCCTGTAACTTCTGCTACCAGAGGAACCAG TTTCCTCCGTCTTACGCTGGAATCTCTGAAGTTAACCAACCAGCAGAACTGCTGCCTCAGTTCTCCACCATCGAGTACGTCGTCCAG cggGGGCCCCAGATGCCGCTGGTCTTCCTGTACCTGGTGGATACCTGTATGGAGGACGAGGACCTGCAGGCCCTGAAGGAGTCCCTCCAGATGTCTCTGTCCCTGCTGCCCCCCACGGCTCTGGTCGGCCTCATCACTTTCGGACGCATGGTGCAGGTCCACGAGCTGGGCTGTGAGGGGATCTCCAAAAGCTACGTCTTCAGGGGGACCAAAGACCTCACCGCCAAGCAGCTGCAG GAGATGCTCGGTCTGACCAAACCTGCAGCCAATCAGGGACGAGGACCCCAACCTGCCCAGCCGCCTCTTTccaacag GTTCCTGCAACCGGTGCAGAAGATCGACATGAACCTGACCGACCTTCTGGGGGAGCTGCAGCGAGACCCCTGGCCCGTCACCCAGGGGAAGAGACCGCTGCGCTCGCTGGGCGCCGCCATGTCCATCGCTGTGGGCCTGTTGGAG TGCACCTTCCCAAACACGGGTGCTCGCGTCATGACGTTCATCGGTGGCCCAGCGACGCAGGGTCCCGGCATGGTGGTCGGAGACGAACTGAAGATCCCCATCAGGTCCTGGCACGACCTGGAGAAGGACAACGCCAAGTTCATGAAGAAGGCCACCAAG cacTACGAGTCTCTCGCCAACAGAGCGTCTGCTAACGGTCACATCATCGACATCTACGCCTGTGCTCTGGATCAGACCGGCCTGCTGGAGATGAAGTGCTGCGCCAACTACAccgg AGGCTACATGGTGATGGCCGACTCCTTCAACACGTCTCTGTTTAAACAAACGTTCCAGAGAGTTTTCGCCAAAGACGACCAGGGATCCTTCAAGATGGCCTTCGCCGCCACGCTGGAGGTCAAG ACATCCAGAGAGATCAAAGTATCTGGAGCCATCGGaccgtgtgtgtctctgaacGCTAAAGGACCCTGTGTCTCAGAGAAC gagATAGGAACAGGAGGAACGTGTCAGTGGAAGATCTGTGGTCTGGATCCGAGCACCACGCTGGCTCTGTACTTTGAAGTGGTCAACCAG cacAACGCTCCGATCCCTCAGGGCGGCCGCGGAGCAATCCAGTTTGTTACTCAGTACCAACACGCATCAGGACAGAGACGCATCAGAGTCACTACCACAGCCAGGAa CTGGGCGGACGCTCAGACTCAGATCCAGAGCATCGCGGCGTCCTTTGATCAGGAGGCGGCGGCCATCTTGATGGCGAGGTTGGCGGTGTTCCGGGCGGAGACGGAGGAGGGGCCCGATGTCCTCCGCTGGCTGGACAGACAGCTCATCAGACTG TGTCAGAAGTTTGGAGATTACCACAAAGACGATCCAAACTCCTTCAGGTTCTCTGAGACCTTCTCGCTCTACCCTCAG TTCATGTTCCACCTGCGGCGCTCTCCGTTCCTGCAGGTGTTCAACAACAGTCCAGACGAGAGTTCATATTACAGACATCAGTTCAACAGACACGACCTGACACAGGCACTCATCATGATCCAACCGGTGCTCTACGCTTACTCCTTCAACGGACCGCCAGAg ccgGTACTGttggacagcagcagcatcctGCCAGACAGAATCCTGTTGATGGACACTTTCTTCCAGATCCTCATCTACCACggagag actgTAGCCCAGTGGAGGAAGGCGGGTTATCAGGAGATGACCGAGTACGAGAACTTCAGACACCTCCTTCAGGCTCCGGTGGACGACGCTCAGGAGCTGCTGCAGACTCGCTTCCCAATGCCCCGATACATCGACACGGAGCACGGAGGCagccag gcTCGTTTCCTGCTCTCCAAAGTGAACCCGTCTCAGACTCACAACAACATGTACACCTGGGGACAG